The proteins below come from a single Candidatus Methylomirabilota bacterium genomic window:
- a CDS encoding TRAP transporter substrate-binding protein, which translates to MPGFRTLAVVLCLAALSSAPSAASAQAPQYVWKAGTVTAGGNPLNDAMELFAKQLAERSKGRIKVDVHIANALAKGEGAHLEGVQLGTIDVVAIGSAPVGGMFEPLYQSLDLPFLWSSREQVWKVMDGPLGQELLKKMESKNLKAFCFGGGWGFRNMMSNKRPITTPEDMKGQTIRVQESPTYVAMMKAMGANPVPMPYVEVYLAMKQGTIDGMELPSFTFTSDKFQEVTKYYSLTRHSYPPIAWFMNLKKYQGLPADIQKLADETMRDACQAHRRLEVEKEKSDFEVMKKAGVQINDVKDIKAFQGLMKPAYDYVEGQVGKEFMTRLRAAVQAATK; encoded by the coding sequence ATGCCCGGCTTCCGGACTCTCGCCGTCGTCCTCTGCCTCGCCGCCCTCTCGAGCGCGCCCTCGGCGGCCTCCGCGCAAGCGCCCCAGTACGTGTGGAAGGCCGGGACGGTGACCGCGGGCGGCAACCCGCTCAACGACGCGATGGAGCTCTTCGCCAAGCAGCTCGCCGAGCGGAGCAAGGGGCGGATCAAGGTCGACGTGCACATCGCCAACGCGCTGGCCAAAGGCGAGGGCGCGCACCTGGAAGGCGTGCAGCTCGGCACCATCGACGTGGTCGCGATCGGCAGCGCGCCGGTGGGCGGGATGTTCGAGCCGCTCTACCAGTCGCTCGACCTGCCGTTCCTCTGGTCCTCGCGCGAGCAGGTGTGGAAGGTGATGGACGGTCCCCTCGGACAGGAGCTGCTCAAGAAGATGGAGAGCAAGAACCTGAAGGCCTTCTGCTTCGGCGGCGGCTGGGGGTTCCGCAACATGATGTCGAACAAGCGGCCGATCACCACCCCGGAGGACATGAAGGGGCAGACCATCCGGGTCCAGGAATCGCCGACCTACGTGGCGATGATGAAGGCGATGGGGGCCAACCCGGTACCGATGCCGTACGTCGAGGTGTATCTGGCCATGAAGCAGGGCACCATCGACGGGATGGAGCTGCCGTCGTTCACGTTCACGTCGGACAAGTTCCAGGAGGTGACCAAGTACTACTCGCTGACCCGGCACTCGTATCCGCCCATCGCGTGGTTCATGAACCTCAAGAAATACCAGGGCCTGCCCGCCGACATCCAGAAGCTGGCGGACGAGACGATGCGCGACGCCTGCCAGGCCCACCGCCGCCTCGAGGTCGAGAAGGAGAAGAGCGATTTCGAGGTGATGAAGAAGGCGGGCGTGCAGATCAACGATGTGAAGGACATCAAGGCCTTCCAGGGCCTCATGAAGCCGGCCTACGACTACGTGGAAGGCCAGGTCGGCAAGGAGTTCATGACCCGCCTGCGGGCGGCGGTGCAGGCGGCGACCAAGTAG
- a CDS encoding bifunctional diguanylate cyclase/phosphodiesterase, with the protein MSKEPINREVAFAGQQVRRKVIFALTLCSVIPLLLITYAFNAPVRELLGPLAGIVDAVSVPAIMLFTLLLMAGGAFVVWDIATALSRAAQLSNQARPDLAPTEVGRKDEIGTLVSSFARMLATIEQQSQEINEFPRRLDQLVREAFRDALTGLPNRALFMDRLSHALTRAERCGSNLAVLFLDLDRFKILNETLGQEVGDCLLREVAERITTCLRPEDTVARLGGDEFGLLLEDTVELAAATAVAERVSAEIQRPFVVDGRDILISASIGIALTRGGSMQPDEVLHNADLAMYQAKAEGRARYELYQPGLSVSTRERLDLQSDLRTAGARQELSLRYQPVVTLASVRAVEVEALIRWDHRRRGALLPADFIALSEESGLMVPMGQWVLREACRQARAWQRDVPLIVGVNLSASQFERDALPDEIAQILQETELDSSRLQLEISEAVLMRDDPKMFDRLDALKKIGVRLAIDDFGTGYASLSYLKRLPVDCLKIDRSLIKGVGFDNEDTAIIRAVVTLARSLGITVTAEGVETTEQLSQLRELGCEQGQGYYFARPVSADRLPELLASLDADDRRESPTCLG; encoded by the coding sequence ATGAGCAAGGAACCCATCAATCGTGAGGTGGCGTTTGCCGGACAGCAGGTCCGGCGCAAAGTGATCTTCGCCCTCACGCTCTGCTCGGTCATTCCGCTGCTGCTGATCACCTACGCATTCAACGCGCCGGTACGGGAGCTGCTGGGACCGCTCGCCGGCATCGTGGACGCGGTGAGCGTCCCCGCGATCATGCTGTTCACGTTGCTGCTCATGGCCGGCGGCGCCTTCGTGGTCTGGGACATCGCGACCGCGCTCTCCCGCGCCGCCCAGCTGAGCAATCAAGCCCGTCCGGACCTCGCGCCGACCGAGGTCGGGCGCAAGGACGAGATCGGCACGCTCGTGAGCTCCTTCGCGCGCATGCTCGCCACCATCGAGCAGCAGTCGCAGGAGATCAACGAGTTCCCGCGGCGGCTGGACCAGCTGGTCCGCGAGGCCTTCCGGGACGCCCTGACCGGCCTGCCCAATCGAGCTCTATTCATGGATCGCCTGAGCCACGCGCTGACCCGCGCGGAGCGCTGCGGATCGAATCTGGCCGTGCTGTTCCTCGACCTGGATCGCTTCAAGATCCTCAACGAGACGCTCGGGCAGGAGGTGGGCGATTGCCTCCTGCGCGAGGTCGCCGAGCGCATCACCACCTGCCTGCGTCCCGAGGATACGGTGGCCCGCCTGGGTGGCGACGAGTTCGGGCTGCTCCTCGAGGACACCGTCGAGCTGGCCGCCGCCACCGCGGTCGCGGAGCGCGTCTCCGCCGAGATCCAGCGCCCGTTCGTGGTGGACGGCCGCGACATCCTGATCTCGGCCAGCATCGGCATCGCGCTCACTCGCGGCGGCTCCATGCAGCCGGACGAGGTGCTGCACAACGCCGACCTCGCGATGTACCAGGCGAAGGCGGAGGGACGCGCCCGCTACGAGCTGTACCAGCCGGGCCTGAGCGTCTCCACCCGCGAGCGCCTCGATCTGCAGTCCGATCTCCGCACCGCGGGCGCCCGCCAGGAGCTGAGCCTCCGCTACCAGCCGGTGGTCACCCTCGCCTCGGTGCGCGCGGTCGAGGTCGAGGCCCTGATTCGCTGGGACCACCGGCGCCGGGGCGCCCTGCTCCCTGCCGACTTCATCGCCCTGTCCGAGGAGTCGGGGCTGATGGTGCCGATGGGCCAGTGGGTGCTGCGCGAGGCCTGCCGGCAGGCGCGGGCCTGGCAGCGGGACGTGCCGCTGATCGTGGGCGTCAATCTTTCGGCGAGCCAGTTCGAGCGAGACGCCCTGCCCGACGAGATCGCCCAGATCCTGCAGGAGACGGAGCTGGATTCCTCTCGCCTGCAGCTCGAGATCAGCGAGGCGGTGCTGATGCGCGACGACCCCAAGATGTTCGACCGGCTCGACGCGCTGAAGAAGATCGGGGTGCGGCTGGCCATCGACGACTTCGGCACCGGCTATGCGTCACTCTCCTATCTCAAGCGACTGCCGGTGGACTGCCTCAAGATCGACCGCTCGCTCATCAAGGGCGTGGGCTTCGACAACGAGGACACCGCCATCATCCGCGCGGTGGTCACCCTGGCCCGGAGCCTCGGCATCACGGTGACCGCCGAAGGCGTGGAGACCACCGAGCAGCTCTCCCAGCTGCGCGAGCTCGGCTGCGAGCAAGGTCAGGGCTACTACTTCGCGCGGCCGGTCTCCGCCGACCGGCTGCCCGAGCTCCTGGCCAGCCTCGACGCCGATGACCGGCGCGAAAGCCCGACATGTCTTGGGTGA
- a CDS encoding GAF domain-containing protein codes for MSWVMLRGLARTIAIRLFGIALFTAVAGLALTWLLDVAISEPEWTETAAIAQRAVDRSGLPELLAGQSARSPKRWSEETARLVRELPGVVRIKVWDPQGNVVWAVQGGLVGQHSDGQELKEAFAGRVAVRFITAAPPNAAPESFTAPNVADLYVPVYSPGVARVVGVVELAQTPLRMEAAQERWSQLAWAIAGGFGFVLCSILLPAAWRSQRRTRAEASSTAQRSIQRTQELQRTTEQLREALKAVKQRAEETDRMLEVTEAIGSAIEQKGLFEVIAHGAARACRVDRCSIFLRDKSGQLMVPVSSQLADRGAAAKHGDGAESLRALALEEMPSFLLEAVRRQEPVVISDPGSDPRVPQGWVGLFQAKAALVVPLIHQGRTAGVLILDHLKTLHVFTEEEIRLAVTLAAQAAVALEKARLYDEIQSRLQQTETLLAVSQAIGSAPDLPEAIRRTTREMVRILGADNGVAWCVTRGGDRFIPLAGYHVPRDLREPLSALPLAPDDPLIDLVKRLRTALHSSNSKTDPRFNQPALHLMPHTSLLVQPVQVSDELLGIFAIAWTRDAHAFSMDDLKMADGIAKQAAVAIELHRTQRHIIEQERLNAVGKMASGLAHDFNNALVPISGYAEMLLEHQDILKDQAKATKYLKLIMTGVEDAASVVSRLREFYRKREEGETYRPLSLNQMVEQAVALTRPRWRDEALGSGRTILVEADMRPVPRILGSESELRELLTNLIFNAVDAMPEGGTIRIRTGLREAASGDAAPQVFLEVSDTGTGMTDEVRRRCLEPFFSTKGERGTGLGLPMVFGIVKRHRGTMDIESTVGKGTTFIVLLPADASRTREAPVRAAAPIGPLRVLVVDDEPIARDVLTEYLTGDGHQVETAANGREGFDKFKAGDFSVVITDRAMPEMGGDQLAAMVKEQAPSTPVVLLTGFGDLMNAAGEKPDGVDLVVKKPIRLSTLREVLAKMTEGPSGADAPAPATAR; via the coding sequence ATGTCTTGGGTGATGCTGCGCGGGCTCGCCCGCACGATCGCCATCCGCCTCTTCGGCATTGCGCTCTTCACCGCAGTGGCGGGCCTGGCGCTGACCTGGCTCCTGGACGTGGCCATCTCCGAGCCGGAGTGGACCGAGACCGCGGCGATCGCCCAGCGCGCGGTCGACCGCAGCGGGCTGCCCGAGCTGCTCGCGGGCCAGAGCGCGCGCAGCCCCAAGCGGTGGTCCGAGGAGACCGCACGCCTCGTGCGTGAGCTGCCCGGCGTCGTCCGTATCAAGGTGTGGGACCCGCAGGGCAATGTGGTGTGGGCGGTCCAGGGCGGCCTGGTCGGCCAGCACTCCGACGGCCAGGAGCTGAAGGAGGCCTTCGCCGGCCGCGTCGCGGTGCGGTTCATCACGGCGGCGCCGCCGAATGCGGCGCCCGAGAGCTTCACCGCCCCGAACGTCGCCGACCTCTACGTCCCGGTCTACAGCCCGGGGGTGGCCCGCGTGGTCGGCGTGGTCGAGCTGGCGCAGACGCCGCTCCGCATGGAGGCCGCCCAGGAGCGCTGGAGCCAGCTGGCCTGGGCCATCGCGGGTGGGTTCGGCTTCGTCCTCTGCTCGATCCTCTTGCCCGCGGCGTGGCGCAGCCAGCGCCGGACCCGGGCCGAGGCCAGCTCGACCGCGCAGCGATCCATCCAGAGGACCCAGGAGCTGCAGCGCACCACCGAGCAGCTTCGCGAGGCCCTGAAGGCGGTCAAGCAGCGCGCGGAGGAGACCGATCGCATGCTCGAGGTCACCGAGGCCATCGGCTCGGCCATCGAGCAGAAGGGGCTCTTCGAGGTCATCGCGCACGGCGCGGCTCGCGCCTGCCGCGTCGACCGCTGCTCGATCTTCCTCCGTGACAAGTCGGGCCAGCTCATGGTGCCGGTCAGCTCGCAGCTCGCCGACCGCGGCGCGGCCGCCAAGCACGGCGACGGCGCCGAGTCGCTGCGCGCCCTCGCCCTCGAAGAGATGCCGTCGTTCCTGCTGGAGGCGGTGCGCCGCCAGGAGCCGGTGGTCATCTCCGATCCGGGCAGCGACCCCCGGGTGCCGCAGGGCTGGGTCGGTCTGTTCCAGGCCAAGGCGGCGCTGGTGGTGCCGCTGATCCACCAGGGCCGCACCGCGGGCGTCCTGATCCTGGACCACCTGAAGACGCTCCACGTGTTCACCGAGGAGGAGATCCGCCTGGCCGTCACGCTCGCCGCGCAGGCCGCGGTGGCGCTGGAGAAGGCACGCCTGTACGACGAGATCCAGTCGCGGCTGCAGCAGACCGAGACGCTGCTCGCGGTGAGCCAGGCCATCGGCTCGGCCCCCGACCTTCCCGAGGCCATCCGCCGGACGACCCGGGAAATGGTGCGCATCCTGGGCGCCGACAACGGCGTGGCGTGGTGCGTGACCCGCGGCGGCGACCGCTTCATTCCCCTGGCCGGTTACCACGTGCCGCGCGATCTGCGCGAGCCGCTGTCGGCCCTGCCCCTGGCCCCCGACGATCCGCTCATCGACCTGGTCAAGCGCCTGCGTACCGCGCTGCACTCGAGCAACAGCAAGACGGACCCGCGCTTCAACCAGCCCGCGTTGCACCTCATGCCACACACCTCGCTGCTGGTGCAGCCGGTCCAGGTCAGCGACGAGCTGCTCGGCATCTTCGCGATCGCGTGGACCCGCGACGCCCACGCCTTCTCGATGGACGACCTCAAGATGGCCGACGGCATCGCCAAGCAGGCCGCGGTGGCCATCGAGCTGCACCGGACCCAGCGGCACATCATCGAGCAGGAGCGGCTGAACGCGGTGGGCAAGATGGCGAGCGGCCTCGCGCACGACTTCAACAACGCGCTGGTGCCGATCTCCGGCTACGCCGAGATGCTGCTCGAGCACCAGGACATCCTGAAGGATCAGGCCAAGGCCACCAAGTACCTGAAGCTGATCATGACCGGGGTCGAGGACGCGGCGAGCGTGGTGAGCCGCCTGCGCGAATTCTACCGGAAGCGCGAGGAGGGCGAGACCTACCGGCCGCTCTCGCTGAACCAGATGGTGGAGCAGGCGGTCGCCCTGACCCGGCCCCGGTGGCGCGACGAGGCCCTGGGCAGCGGACGGACCATCCTGGTGGAAGCCGACATGCGGCCGGTGCCGCGCATCCTCGGGAGCGAGTCCGAGCTGCGGGAGCTGCTCACCAACCTCATCTTCAACGCGGTCGACGCGATGCCGGAGGGCGGCACCATCCGCATCCGCACCGGCCTCCGCGAGGCCGCCTCCGGCGACGCCGCTCCCCAGGTCTTCCTCGAGGTCAGCGACACCGGCACCGGCATGACCGACGAGGTGCGCCGTCGCTGCCTGGAGCCGTTCTTCTCCACCAAGGGCGAGCGCGGCACCGGCCTGGGCCTGCCCATGGTGTTCGGCATCGTGAAGCGGCACCGGGGCACCATGGACATCGAGTCCACCGTGGGCAAGGGCACGACCTTCATCGTGCTCCTGCCCGCCGACGCCTCCCGGACTCGCGAGGCCCCCGTCCGCGCCGCCGCGCCCATCGGTCCGCTGCGCGTCCTCGTGGTCGACGACGAGCCCATCGCGCGCGACGTGCTCACCGAGTACCTCACCGGCGACGGCCACCAGGTCGAGACCGCGGCGAACGGGCGCGAGGGCTTCGACAAGTTCAAGGCCGGCGACTTCTCGGTGGTGATCACGGACCGCGCGATGCCCGAGATGGGCGGCGATCAGCTCGCCGCGATGGTGAAGGAGCAGGCGCCCAGCACCCCGGTGGTGCTCCTGACCGGCTTCGGCGACCTGATGAACGCGGCGGGCGAGAAGCCGGACGGGGTGGACCTGGTCGTGAAGAAGCCGATCCGCCTGTCCACCCTTCGCGAGGTCCTCGCCAAGATGACCGAAGGCCCGAGCGGGGCCGACGCGCCCGCTCCCGCGACCGCCCGCTAA
- the fumC gene encoding class II fumarate hydratase — translation MTRTRTEKDTMGSIEVPADRYWGAQTQRSLEHFRIGRERFPREMVRAFGILKKACALVNRQLGLLPDDRARAIERAADEVIAGDLDAHFPLSVWQTGSGTQTNMNANEVIANRAIELLGGQLGSQRPVHPNDDVNRSQSSNDTFPTAMHIAAVEEIDGHLLPAVGQLRDTLWAKAREFGDVVKIGRTHLQDAVPLTLGQEMSGWASQLDRALDQVQTARLGLYELALGGTAVGTGLNAPLGFGELTAKTIAGLTGRPFVSAPNKFEALAAHDALVGTHGALRTMAGALTKIANDVRWLASGPRCGIGELRIPENEPGSSIMPGKVNPTQCEALTMVCAQVMGNDVAVGIAGASGNFELNVFKPVIIHNVLTSVRLLADGCESFDIHCVRGIEPDRERIRFLVERSLMLVTALAPRLGYDRAAQIAKKAHAEGLTLKEAALALGYLTAEEFDREVRPEGMVG, via the coding sequence ATGACGAGGACGCGGACCGAGAAGGACACGATGGGCAGCATCGAGGTGCCGGCCGACCGGTACTGGGGAGCGCAGACCCAGCGCTCGCTCGAGCACTTCCGAATCGGCCGCGAGCGCTTTCCCCGCGAGATGGTCCGCGCCTTCGGGATCCTCAAGAAGGCGTGCGCGCTCGTGAACCGGCAGCTGGGCCTCCTCCCCGACGACCGCGCGCGCGCCATCGAGCGGGCCGCCGACGAGGTCATCGCGGGCGACCTCGACGCCCACTTCCCGCTGTCGGTCTGGCAGACCGGGAGCGGGACGCAGACCAACATGAACGCCAACGAGGTGATCGCCAATCGAGCGATCGAGCTGCTGGGGGGCCAGCTCGGGTCGCAGCGTCCGGTCCACCCGAACGACGACGTCAATCGCAGCCAGTCCTCCAACGACACGTTCCCGACCGCGATGCACATCGCGGCGGTCGAGGAGATCGACGGCCACCTTCTTCCCGCGGTGGGGCAGCTGCGCGACACCCTGTGGGCGAAGGCGCGCGAGTTCGGCGACGTCGTCAAGATCGGGCGGACGCACCTGCAGGACGCGGTGCCGCTGACCCTGGGCCAGGAGATGTCCGGGTGGGCGAGTCAGCTCGATCGCGCGCTCGATCAGGTCCAGACCGCCCGGCTGGGCCTCTACGAGCTGGCCCTCGGCGGCACCGCGGTGGGCACCGGGCTCAACGCGCCGCTCGGCTTCGGCGAGCTGACCGCCAAGACGATCGCCGGGCTGACCGGGCGCCCCTTCGTGTCGGCGCCCAACAAGTTCGAGGCCCTCGCCGCCCACGACGCGCTGGTGGGCACGCACGGGGCGCTGCGGACGATGGCCGGGGCGCTCACCAAGATCGCCAACGACGTGCGCTGGCTCGCCTCGGGTCCGCGCTGCGGGATCGGCGAGCTGCGCATTCCCGAGAATGAGCCGGGCAGCTCGATCATGCCCGGGAAGGTCAACCCCACCCAGTGCGAGGCGCTGACCATGGTGTGCGCCCAGGTCATGGGCAACGACGTGGCGGTGGGTATCGCGGGGGCGTCCGGCAACTTCGAGCTGAACGTGTTCAAGCCGGTGATCATCCACAACGTCCTGACGTCGGTGCGGCTCCTCGCGGATGGCTGCGAGTCGTTCGACATCCACTGCGTCCGCGGCATCGAGCCGGACCGGGAGCGGATCCGCTTCCTCGTCGAGCGCTCGCTGATGCTGGTGACCGCGCTGGCACCTCGGCTCGGCTACGACCGGGCCGCCCAGATCGCCAAGAAGGCGCACGCGGAGGGGCTCACCTTGAAGGAAGCCGCGCTCGCCCTCGGCTATCTCACCGCCGAGGAGTTCGACCGCGAGGTGCGGCCGGAGGGGATGGTGGGTTAG
- a CDS encoding MBL fold metallo-hydrolase, whose product MDCCAHEGPAAGDARFDFERVADGVHVAVAAPAYKVNSNTAIIESDDGVVIVDTHSKPSAARLIVDRLRDITAKPVRFVVNTHFHWDHWHGNEVYPAAYPGAEIITNQLTREAMVRKGLKRIQDHVRQVPAEVARLQAELAAATTSEQRERLRADLGLAESYLAEVRALKPALPTMAFERTMKLYRRDREIHLLYLGRAHTEGDVFVYLPREKVVITGDAVIGWTPFMGDGYPEDWVTTIDRLAELDFDTLIMGHGRPAGRDWLRTFRGYVHDMVEAVREEVARGATLDEVKQRVPTRLAPTYEKAFSTYEHYRPWRTGLLANIERTYALVS is encoded by the coding sequence ATGGACTGCTGCGCTCACGAAGGTCCGGCGGCCGGCGACGCGCGCTTCGACTTCGAGCGGGTCGCCGATGGCGTACACGTGGCGGTGGCCGCACCCGCGTACAAGGTGAACTCCAACACCGCGATCATCGAGAGCGACGACGGGGTGGTGATCGTGGATACCCACTCCAAGCCGTCGGCGGCACGGCTGATCGTGGACCGTCTGCGCGACATCACCGCGAAGCCGGTGCGCTTCGTGGTCAATACCCACTTCCACTGGGACCACTGGCACGGCAACGAGGTGTACCCCGCCGCCTACCCCGGGGCCGAGATCATCACGAATCAGCTCACCCGCGAGGCGATGGTCCGCAAGGGCCTCAAGCGCATCCAGGACCACGTCCGCCAGGTGCCAGCGGAGGTAGCCCGGCTGCAGGCGGAGCTGGCCGCCGCGACGACCTCGGAGCAGCGGGAGCGCCTTCGCGCCGATCTCGGGCTCGCCGAGTCCTACCTGGCGGAGGTGCGGGCGCTCAAGCCGGCGCTGCCGACCATGGCCTTCGAGCGCACCATGAAGCTCTACCGGCGCGACCGCGAGATCCACCTGCTCTATCTCGGCCGGGCGCACACCGAGGGCGACGTGTTCGTCTACCTGCCGCGCGAGAAGGTCGTCATCACCGGTGACGCGGTCATCGGCTGGACACCCTTCATGGGCGACGGCTACCCCGAAGACTGGGTGACGACCATCGACCGGCTGGCCGAGCTGGACTTCGACACACTGATCATGGGCCACGGCCGCCCCGCCGGCCGGGACTGGCTGCGGACCTTCCGCGGATACGTCCACGACATGGTCGAGGCGGTGCGCGAGGAGGTCGCGCGCGGCGCGACCCTCGACGAGGTCAAGCAGCGCGTGCCGACCCGCCTGGCCCCGACCTACGAGAAGGCATTCTCGACCTACGAGCACTACCGGCCGTGGCGGACCGGCTTGCTCGCCAACATCGAGCGGACCTACGCGTTGGTCAGCTGA